CTGAGCCCGAGAGAAGATGCGATGAACGCGTACCGACTGCCAGATTGTCGGACAACTATAAAAAGGCGGGATTGATCATGGCTGGACTCGACAAACGAGTGGCAACGTATGAAGAGGCCCTCGCGGGGCTGACCGACAACATGACCGTGCTTTCCGGTGGTTTCGGTCTCTGCGGGATCCCGGAAAATCTGATCGCTGAGATCAAACGCCTCGGCGTCAAGGGCCTGACCGTCGTCTCCAACAACTGCGGTGTCGATGGCTTCGGCCTGGGCATCCTGCTGGAAGACCACCAGATCCGCAAAATGATCGCGTCCTACGTCGGCGAAAACGCCTTGTTCGAGCGTCAGTTGCTCAACGGCGAACTTGAAGTCGAGCTCACCCCCCAAGGCACCCTCGCTGAAAAAATGCGCGCAGGCGGCGCCGGCATCCCCGCTTTCTATACCGCCACCGGCTACGGCACCCCCGTCGCGGATGGCAAGGAAACCCGCCAGTTCAACGGCCGCAACGTGATCCTTGAAGAAGCCATCACCGGCGACTTCGCCATCGTTAAAGGCTGGAAAGCCGACCACTTCGGCAATGTGGTGTACCGCCACACCGCGCAAAATTTCAACCCGGTGGTTGCCACCGCAGGCCGAATTACCGTCGTTGAAGTGGAAGAAATCGTCGAACCCGGCGTGTTGCTGCCCACCGAAATCCACACCCCCGGCATTTATGTGGACCGCGTCGTTCTGGGCACCTTCGAGAAGCGCATCGAGAAACGCACGCTCAAAGAAGCCTAAGCGCTCGTCGTTCTCGAAGCGTTTCTACCAGGCGCTTTGAACCTGGCGCTTTCAACTTGAAACAATCTGGCCAACCGAGCGGCCGGACACAATAAAAGAGACCCAAGACAATGGCACTCTCCCGCGAACAAATGGCACAGCGCGTTGCGCGCGAATTGCAAGACGGCTTCTACGTGAACCTGGGCATCGGCATCCCGACCCTGGTCGCCAACTACGTGCCCGACGACATCGACGTGATGCTGCAATCGGAAAACGGCTTGCTGGGCATGGGCGAATTCCCCACCGAAGAAACCATCGACGCCGACATGATCAACGCCGGCAAACAAACGGTGACGGCGCGCAAAGGCGCCTCGATTTTCGATTCCTCGCAATCATTCGCGATGATCCGTGGCGGCCACGTCGACCTGACCGTGCTCGGGGCGTTCGAGGTTGACGTTCAGGGCAACATCGCCTCATGGATGATCCCCG
The DNA window shown above is from Pseudomonas sp. BSw22131 and carries:
- a CDS encoding CoA transferase subunit A, encoding MAGLDKRVATYEEALAGLTDNMTVLSGGFGLCGIPENLIAEIKRLGVKGLTVVSNNCGVDGFGLGILLEDHQIRKMIASYVGENALFERQLLNGELEVELTPQGTLAEKMRAGGAGIPAFYTATGYGTPVADGKETRQFNGRNVILEEAITGDFAIVKGWKADHFGNVVYRHTAQNFNPVVATAGRITVVEVEEIVEPGVLLPTEIHTPGIYVDRVVLGTFEKRIEKRTLKEA
- a CDS encoding CoA transferase subunit B, translating into MALSREQMAQRVARELQDGFYVNLGIGIPTLVANYVPDDIDVMLQSENGLLGMGEFPTEETIDADMINAGKQTVTARKGASIFDSSQSFAMIRGGHVDLTVLGAFEVDVQGNIASWMIPGKLVKGMGGAMDLVAGADNIIVTMTHASKDGESKLLPLCSLPLTGAACIRKVLTDLAYLEIEDGAFILRETAPGVTVEEIIAKTAGKLIVPDDVIEMTF